A window of Thalassophryne amazonica chromosome 21, fThaAma1.1, whole genome shotgun sequence contains these coding sequences:
- the LOC117502814 gene encoding solute carrier family 35 member D3 encodes MILKEATNEAVTEPKGKKMINVMRAGVSVSRPGAGDLTGDVFGYITGVLAVIVHASYLVLIQKTSLDSEYGPLAAQYAIAIMASPVLLVCSFVSMDAINMWTYDGWQDARIMSIFIFCIIIGCAMNFTTLHCTYINSAVTTSFVGVVKSIATITVGMLAFSDVAPTGLFIGGVVVNTIGSITYCVVKYFETKKKTMYEDLEEGGKDSALSGEPGQEKPPLNGVGPDPGQLEKHGEETLADVSNEELWAGVGEGGVSSRVMTEKEALEMQREHLYCESAPSGQSLSENYVGVWRSIRHLQFLKKEPLIDNMEQQSP; translated from the exons ATGATTTTAAAAGAGGCAACTAATGAAGCAGTGACGGAGCCGAAGGGAAAGAAGATGATAAATGTGATGAGAGCTGGAG tctctgtctctcgtcCAGGTGCGGGTGACCTCACTGGCGATGTGTTTGGTTACATCACGGGTGTTTTGGCGGTCATCGTCCACGCCTCGTACCTGGTTCTGATCCAGAAGACCAGTTTGGACAGTGAGTACGGGCCACTCGCCGCTCAGTATGCCATCGCCATCATGGCCTCACCG GTGCTGCTGGTGTGTTCTTTCGTCTCCATGGACGCCATCAACATGTGGACGTACGACGGCTGGCAGGACGCACGCATCATGTCCATCTTCATCTTCTGCATCATCATCGGCTGCGCCATGAACTTCACCACGCTGCACTGCACCTACATCAACTCTGCCGTCACCACCAGCTTTGTGGGCGTGGTCAAAAGCATTGCCACCATCACTGTTGGCATGCTGGCGTTCAGTGACGTCGCACCCACGGGGCTGTTCATCGGCGGCGTGGTGGTGAACACCATCGGCTCCATCACCTACTGTGTGGTTAAGTACTttgagacaaagaagaagaccatGTATGAGGACTTGGAGGAAGGCGGTAAAGACAGCGCACTGTCCGGTGAGCCAGGTCAGGAGAAACCTCCTCTCAACGGAGTCGGACCTGATCCCGGACAACTGGAGAAGCATGGTGAGGAGACGCTGGCCGACGTGTCCAATGAGGAGCTGTGGGCAGGAGTCGGAGAAGGAGGTGTTAGTTCCCGTGTGATGACAGAAAAGGAGGCGCTGGAGATGCAGAGGGAGCATCTCTACTGTGAGAGCGCCCCCTCTGGCCAGTCACTCAGTGAAAACTACGTGGGCGTGTGGCGGTCCATCAGACATCTGCAGTTCCTGAAGAAAGAGCCGCTGATTGACAACATGGAGCAGCAGAGTCCTTAG